Genomic segment of Methanolobus mangrovi:
CTGCGTCATCTCTGAATGCTACATTGTCGACACGGTAGATGGTGGTCCTCTTTGCTGCCTCTTCTGGAGACATTGGCTTACCGAGGTTTACCTTCTTGTCGATTGGTCTTCCTACCTGGTCCTTGTGCATAATGATTACATCGCCTTCTTTTCTGCACCTGTCGAGCATGTCGAACATTACACCGTCTTCAGGAAGCCTGAGTGAGTGACCGTGTACTGTTGCACCTCTAAGACTTGCGAGTGCTGGGCAGGTCATTTCAGTTTCCATCTGGAACTTTGCGAGCTCTTCCATGTCTCTTTCACGAGCTTCAACGACCTGACGACCGGAAAGTGTACCTGGGTCGACACCCCTGAAGTTGATTGCTGCTGCGTAGGATCTGAAGTATGGTACTGATGGCGCATTGTACATTGAGTCAACAAACTGTACGTACCTTACCCTGTCACCAGCTTTTGCGCC
This window contains:
- the mcrG gene encoding coenzyme-B sulfoethylthiotransferase subunit gamma, yielding MAYELQYYPGATSVAENRRKHMSGKVEKIRDISDDDLTLILGHRAPGSDYPSTHPPLAEMGEPECSVREMVEPTPGAKAGDRVRYVQFVDSMYNAPSVPYFRSYAAAINFRGVDPGTLSGRQVVEARERDMEELAKFQMETEMTCPALASLRGATVHGHSLRLPEDGVMFDMLDRCRKEGDVIIMHKDQVGRPIDKKVNLGKPMSPEEAAKRTTIYRVDNVAFRDDAEVIEWVHRVFDQRTIYGFKPEN